GTCAAATCACCGTGGTGGCACAAGATGAGAAACAAAAAGTGTTCAGTCAAGTTAGAAAAGGAGTCACCAAAGGACGCAACCAAATCCAAGAAGAGACCACTTGAGGTGAATATGAGTGAGTTCTCACAGTTAAAGGAAAAGAAGAAGCCCACGAGGAAAATTAAGGGTGAATTCTCACAGTCGATAGATTTTGATAACCCGGATCATTTGGATGCCATATGGAATGAAGGATGACAGTGGGATACTAACCATCCACCAGCACATGTGTTCTTTGCACGAGAGATGTCATTTAAACCACCTTGACATATCAGGTACGATCTAGCTGAAGAcctataaacttagcgctctcgggaggcagcccgaggatgtagagtagtgtatatttgttttgttttgcgtGAGTATTTTTGCTGGTTACCAGGTTATTAATCTCTACGGATTCAAtggtccaagtgtggggatgtttggtgaaGTCCCTGTACGTTCTAGTTGCAATTGCGGACAATGCATGGATTAGAGTTCAGTCAGAACTGTCgttactcaatctccatttggacgggGATGATTTGCACACTAGTTGTAGATATTGACCCGATTACTTGTTGGACACGGCCGCGAAGgaaatgctatacggtcgtgGTGGAACATGATGCATGAGGCTTCTATGCTTTAaaaccaggggagtctgttccacttTTATTATTGCATTTCTATTCGTGTTTTTGGTGGTGTTAAACTCTATGTGTTAGGGAATGTGTTTTAGTTACTTGTGTTAGGGATTGGCTGCTGATGGGATGGTTTGGTTGTGATTCCCGGGTTTGTTTTAAAAGcacatacattggggacaatgtcgccCAAGTATGGGGATATGGAAACCCAGGAAAGGAAAGGCTTGGGACAGAGTTTGAAAGAggttgaaaatgattgaaaacgatgaaaactgaaaaaattgaaaattttgaaaattttaaagaatttcaTCGCCTTAAGTGAACTAAATGGATACAAAAACCGAATGTTTCAATCACTAATGCGTTCCTTGCCGTTAGTAAACTAACatagtcccttgtcatggtcgttcctttaagtttcatgagagtaggtccCACAAGTGTTTTTAGGATAAATGAATTGAAAAGAGATGTCtatttaggggtaacatgctttagattgCGTATGATAGGTGTCGGCAGCCTTTTTACCCtttcttggtgagaattttgAGCCTGTAGAATGATAGAATGAATTACATGATAACTTCATTTGTTGAGAGCAGGCCAtgtgttattctgtgttagaacttgtatgatttgATGCATGCTGTGACTGTGGTTTAACATGTGCACCTAAATGATAAAGGCGTTAGGATATCCTGTACACCCGTTGTGTTTGTTTCATGTTACCGAACCATTACCCTTAGTAGCCCTATTGAGCCTATTTACCTTTCATTTGTCCACCTAATGTGAATTGTTTGATACCGACCGTGAACAACAGATCGccacataaaaatataaatataagccaaaaatttcctacccttagcctaagcCTAAatcgaaagtccttttgatatgtgccgtgttatatgatacagtggaggtgtgattgttatacaagcttatgattacaGAATTTCATGTTTGGTTTTGAGTGATATAAatgctagcacattacacgctagttcagttgttaaaccgagaggagagtttattgtgaggggcgtgtagcATGTGTATAATCCTAAGTATGTTAGTTTTGAATAGATAAGTCTTAAGTTTTATAAACTGCACCAATTGCTTGTCGGACTGTCAACCTCGATTGTGTTAGTCTGTGGAACAAGTATGAGTTGGGACTTAAATTGTTGCATCGGTTTAGGGGTTTAGAGGTGTTGTTATTATGGTGAGTAGTTCCGGgttggtttgcttgaggacaatcaaaggtaagtgtggggatgtgatggagagggtgaaacccgagCTTTAAAGGGTCTAACTTGCGTATTTTGTTCAGTTTTAAGTAATTACATgcattgaataagttaactacgAGAAATTGTGGCTGTGCAGGTTAAGTCGTTTAATTCGAGGAGTTAACTGGTTTAGAGACGGAGTGGAACGTCCGAAGTTGATAAACAAAGGAACGGCGATGTTCGGGACATGTTTCAAATCAAGATGCAACATAGAGGTGCAAGAAATATAAAAGATTTATGTCCAAGGGGCTTTGGGTACTTAAATGATTTGAGCGGAGGTTATTAATATTCAATCACATCTACATCTTGGAGGAATCCACGATAGGGGGCAGCAACATTTATTAGTTTTGGCTCTTATATAATCACTTATCATCATCAATATCACCTCTGGATTCCTCTCGATTTTTGGGCAGCCATTACACTCACTTTAGAGCTTTCAAGTCACTAACAACATCATCATTACACGTGCATAGTTGGTTGGACAAATGATTTGACCCAAAATCGCACATATAACTAATATCTTATTTATGCGTTCCTGGCTCGGTCAACATATAGACCCGTTTCATTTTTATACCTTGCTTTCATTAGCCGCTACTCCAAAGCGACGCAATTATTCAATTTCTGTTCAATCCTGTGAACATATAACCTGTTTCATTTTTATACCTTGCTTTTATTAACTACCAATTCGCCCATCTGACCCATTTCGGATTTTACCATTAGATCCCTTTTTCCATTAACCAAGGATTTTCATCATTTTATATGTTCCGATCCGTATTATTTCGTGTCGGAAACATATTTCAGATATAGCTTTTGTCATATTTACAATCTATGAATAAATACATGTCTTATAAAAAGGGTGTAAGCTTTTACTTACCTTGAATTCCGATTATGCTTTTCCACGCGTATTAGTTCCATTTGACCCGCTTCtacccaagcttccacctagcttttCGAGCGTCAATCTACCTTCTATCATTCGCAAGGTGATTAGATTAGTCATTATTATCAAGACTATCTCACCTTACGTACTTTATATCAAAATCACCAATTGATTTCATTattggtcagtttgacttttaaaagtcaaacggCCTATAACACGAGCAATTACACAATTAAGTTCAACAATTCATTTAAGCAATTTGTTAAATATCCGACATGCATTATTCTTACACTACCGTTTTAACTAGTTTTCTCATCAAATTCATTATACTTCTAATTTCTTTAACTAGTTCAAACGATTATCATGACTAGTTTCTTTATTCATTTTCGCAAGAGCCAAGGGTTCCCTTTTATAAGCGAGACCCGTTTCATCATACTATTTAGCATTCATCCGAATACCTATTATAATCAAGTTTTATACACAGCCGAGTAGACCGCGATTTTAttcaggcattttaacaaacaccaaGTGGGCATAATTTTTACATATTtacaatcaagttcataacttgtcatTTGGATCCTGGcgagcttccctagctccaatgttgaaaactcttccttgGGCTTGATTGTTCTTTGGGCAATCTCGCTTGAAATGCCCGACATCTCCGCAACTAAAACATCCTTTCTTGTTTCCAGTACCGCCCTggttgttgttttggttgcggTTTCCATTACCAGTTTGGTTTCCAGAACCACCACGATTACCATTACCTCCTTGATTATTCCTATTCCCATTACTGTTTCTACCACGGTTTCCATTGCCATTACCATTACCACTACCTCTCTGACCACCATTATTCCCACGACCGGCACCATACCAGCATGTTTCTTTGGCATGGCCAACTTTTCCGCACGTTTCACATTTTCCAGCTCTGCATCGATCAGTGTGATGAAACTGACACACATCACATTTGGGCAgggtgcccatatatcctttTCCTCTAATCTCAGCACCAGAAGTAGCACCAGTCTTAGCCTCGGCTGGTGAAATCAaatatcacccaggaaaggcgaatgtggtggcagacgccttaagtcggaaagagaggattaagcccataagggttagggcctTGGAGATGATCATTCAAACagacctctcgttgcgcattcgtgctGCACAAAGAGAAGCTCTCAAGAAGGAAAATCTTAAGGATGAATATCTCC
This is a stretch of genomic DNA from Helianthus annuus cultivar XRQ/B chromosome 16, HanXRQr2.0-SUNRISE, whole genome shotgun sequence. It encodes these proteins:
- the LOC110933009 gene encoding cold shock protein 1-like translates to MAKEYHEDIKEYQQDIKDLKKANEVRDKAHEALVVQVGQLAEELAQIKREREVLANGTIVDGDVVEEVIDLPEQENGCLNQAEDIIPRDESDPKDAHVHIHPSPILITPTNKVGDAGSAEAKTGATSGAEIRGKGYMGTLPKCDVCQFHHTDRCRAGKCETCGKVGHAKETCWYGAGRGNNGGQRGSGNGNGNGNRGRNSNGNRNNQGGNGNRGGSGNQTGNGNRNQNNNQGGTGNKKGCFSCGDVGHFKRDCPKNNQAQGRVFNIGAREARQDPNDKL